Proteins from a single region of Thermotoga maritima MSB8:
- a CDS encoding divergent PAP2 family protein encodes MLDVWKIFRSTPFTTAVISFLTAQFIKFLIKRDVKMLKSYGGMPSGHVATVSGLAWSLARSTGFDSPYTSIAAIFLVIIFMDAIVLRPAVKKDLGHNFLEALAGLGLGMLIAHIFPARLHLW; translated from the coding sequence GTGCTTGACGTCTGGAAGATCTTTCGGAGCACGCCGTTCACCACGGCTGTTATTTCTTTTCTGACAGCTCAGTTCATAAAGTTTCTGATCAAAAGAGACGTGAAGATGCTGAAGAGTTACGGTGGTATGCCCAGCGGTCATGTAGCCACCGTTTCTGGCCTTGCGTGGTCACTCGCCCGGAGCACGGGATTCGACTCTCCCTACACCTCCATCGCCGCCATTTTCCTTGTGATCATATTCATGGACGCTATTGTTCTGAGACCGGCTGTGAAGAAGGATCTGGGGCACAACTTTCTGGAGGCGCTCGCTGGCCTTGGACTCGGAATGCTCATCGCCCACATTTTCCCCGCGCGGCTCCATCTCTGGTGA
- the ychF gene encoding redox-regulated ATPase YchF: MERVGIVGLPNAGKSSFFNFLTDNSVPAESFPFCTIEPNVGILVVPDERIEILAKNEGSKKVVHPFVEVVDIAGLVKGASKGEGLGNQFLDHISKVDVIAHVVRLFEDGRVSHPYQNVDPKRDIEIVETELILKDLETVQKRLEKRMKVARTGDKEAKREVELLQNLREFLSQGKKASKFPRHDRFEEEVIESLFLLTDKPQILVFNVDELDEEKRKLIEEIVKEKDEEYIIINVKLEEELKFLPEEEAEVFRREYNLFGDKRKEFFEKVLKLLNLIRFLTATQNEARSWTIKKGSTAYEAAGLIHSDIQKGFIKVEVIPFERYVEFGSLKKAREAGAVETHGKDYIVREGDVIHFLFRA, translated from the coding sequence TTGGAGAGGGTGGGAATAGTAGGTCTTCCCAACGCAGGGAAATCTTCCTTTTTCAACTTCCTGACCGACAACAGCGTACCTGCGGAAAGTTTTCCTTTTTGCACGATTGAGCCGAACGTGGGGATTCTCGTTGTGCCGGATGAAAGGATAGAGATTCTCGCGAAGAACGAAGGATCGAAAAAGGTGGTTCATCCTTTCGTGGAGGTTGTGGACATAGCGGGACTCGTCAAGGGAGCCAGCAAAGGAGAAGGACTTGGAAATCAGTTCCTTGACCACATAAGCAAGGTGGATGTTATAGCCCATGTTGTCCGTCTCTTCGAAGATGGAAGAGTTTCTCATCCGTATCAGAACGTGGATCCAAAAAGGGACATAGAAATAGTCGAAACCGAGCTTATACTCAAAGATCTCGAAACCGTTCAAAAGCGTCTCGAAAAGCGGATGAAAGTTGCAAGAACGGGAGACAAGGAAGCAAAGAGAGAGGTAGAACTCCTCCAGAATCTTCGGGAGTTTCTCTCTCAGGGTAAAAAGGCCTCGAAATTTCCAAGGCACGACAGATTCGAGGAAGAGGTGATCGAATCCCTATTCCTCCTCACAGATAAACCTCAGATACTGGTTTTCAACGTCGATGAATTGGACGAAGAAAAAAGAAAACTGATAGAAGAAATCGTCAAAGAAAAGGACGAGGAATACATTATAATAAACGTGAAGCTCGAAGAAGAATTGAAATTTCTCCCGGAAGAAGAGGCGGAAGTTTTCAGAAGAGAGTACAACCTTTTCGGTGACAAAAGGAAGGAGTTTTTCGAGAAGGTTTTGAAACTTCTGAACCTTATAAGATTTTTGACAGCGACACAGAACGAGGCGAGAAGCTGGACTATAAAGAAAGGATCCACTGCCTATGAAGCGGCGGGTCTGATTCATTCAGACATACAGAAAGGGTTCATAAAGGTTGAAGTTATTCCTTTCGAAAGATACGTAGAGTTTGGTTCTCTGAAAAAAGCACGTGAAGCTGGAGCTGTGGAAACACATGGAAAAGATTACATTGTAAGAGAGGGGGATGTGATCCATTTCCTATTCCGTGCTTGA
- a CDS encoding phosphoribosylaminoimidazolesuccinocarboxamide synthase — MNYEGKTKIVKVTGDYALLEFKDDITAGDGLKHDVLTGKGSICAETTAILMKYLSEKGIKTHLVEYIPPRTLKVIPLKMFPLEVVVRLKKAGSFVRRYGGAEGEDLPVPLVEFFIKDDERHDPMVCVDHLEILGIATKKQAEKMKEAAVKITLALKEFFERANFELWDIKYEFGLDKDGNVVLGDEISPDTFRLRKKGEIFDKDVYRRDLGDPLKKYREVLELCRSLNSQ; from the coding sequence GTGAATTACGAAGGAAAGACAAAAATTGTTAAGGTCACCGGCGATTATGCCCTGCTCGAGTTCAAAGACGATATAACCGCTGGTGACGGATTGAAGCACGATGTTCTAACAGGCAAAGGATCCATCTGCGCAGAAACAACCGCTATCCTCATGAAATACCTCTCTGAGAAAGGTATCAAAACCCACCTCGTTGAATACATCCCCCCTCGAACGCTGAAAGTCATTCCTCTGAAAATGTTCCCTCTCGAAGTGGTCGTGAGATTGAAAAAGGCAGGATCTTTCGTGAGAAGGTATGGTGGAGCTGAAGGGGAAGACCTTCCAGTTCCCCTCGTTGAGTTCTTCATAAAAGACGACGAAAGACACGATCCAATGGTCTGTGTTGATCATCTCGAAATACTCGGCATCGCAACAAAAAAGCAGGCAGAAAAGATGAAAGAAGCGGCGGTGAAAATAACTCTTGCTCTCAAAGAGTTTTTTGAAAGGGCGAACTTCGAACTCTGGGACATAAAGTACGAGTTTGGACTCGACAAAGACGGAAACGTCGTTCTCGGTGACGAAATCTCTCCCGACACGTTCAGATTGAGAAAGAAGGGTGAAATCTTTGATAAAGATGTGTACAGAAGGGATCTTGGTGATCCCTTAAAAAAGTACAGGGAGGTGCTGGAACTTTGCCGCTCTTTAAATTCGCAATAG
- the purS gene encoding phosphoribosylformylglycinamidine synthase subunit PurS: MPLFKFAIDVQYRSNVRDPRGETIERVLREEKGLPVKKLRLGKSIHLEVEAENKEKAYEIVKKACEELLVNPVVEEYEVREL; the protein is encoded by the coding sequence TTGCCGCTCTTTAAATTCGCAATAGACGTTCAGTACAGGAGCAACGTGAGGGATCCGCGCGGAGAAACGATCGAACGTGTTCTGAGGGAAGAAAAAGGTCTTCCCGTGAAAAAGTTGAGACTTGGGAAGTCCATCCACCTCGAAGTAGAAGCAGAAAACAAAGAAAAAGCGTACGAAATCGTAAAGAAAGCCTGCGAAGAACTCCTGGTGAACCCGGTTGTTGAGGAATATGAGGTGAGGGAGCTGTGA